The proteins below come from a single Longimicrobium sp. genomic window:
- a CDS encoding thioesterase domain-containing protein gives MTMFDTPVRPATVATATPRRSAAVKLFCLPHAGAGASAYARWPAAFGPSMEVHAIQLPGRENRIMEEALVDPDAIAATILGSTTGPFALYGHSMGARLAFEVVRGLRASGARLPEVLYVSGCRSPHITGGGVLDGLSLAEDEEFIARLCDGGGLPAEVLAEEELLELLLPTLRADFTWLDGYTYLDAEPLPIPIVCFAGDQDMTAPLHEMAGWEAQTSAGFTLHVLPGGHFFPRDNLAEMVKLMQGALPNGRPATASATATAAPPPAPAPTPTAPAPAAVPVPAPAPAQARAEHRVPLGRWSVWRDAILRTTGFPAEGLDRFTAPECAVAADAWLASGGDRTAYDACFNEATAAGSQQIREIAVDPRFREAVTWQNPVVRHTLDGLASGTRYRPTVARHRESTVLRYWQRYCAKNETIGFFGPVCWARVDASMPELVEARPGPGLIRHRRVALESWAVQAFADFLGADPALRPWLRPRRQPHLAIVGRSVHWPPRADRVLSPAELAVMTACDGQRTAAEVARSLGPRLDDGYLLMERLAETGLLRWDFDIPTEPGAEAALVAQIDAIGDPAVRDRAAASLRGLQDARDGVAAAAGDPDALRTALYELEKVFTDTTGEMAHRRPGEHYAGRHLCYEDTVRDLDVRFGAGLLDAVVAPLDLVLRAARWLCAELAEVHTVALRELYDELAGSQGGKPVNLAEIWFLAQGMFFGEEDRPADAAVETFHQRWATLFRLAGADRDDVAQVELRSEEMAPHFERIFPERGPGWSAGRLHSPDVLLCAASTDALNRGDFSVVLGEMHTAWPTFDNALFADFHPAPQELVDALAADLGPNRMRLLYPTDWPRGTGRLAPVLAGPTDGQLGFTAAPGGLPHRLVPAATLLVSPDAATGELTARAPDGRSWPLLEVFGPLLATKVVDGFEILGGRPHTPRVTLDRLVVAREAWRTTVAATGLARVTGDAERFLAARRWRARAGLPERVFVRVSTETKPIYVDFRSPHYVRALASLLRGMAEASGDVTGGSVTLRVTEMLPTPEQAWVVDGDGNRYFSELRLQVSDHG, from the coding sequence ATGACCATGTTCGATACCCCCGTGCGCCCGGCCACGGTCGCGACGGCGACCCCGCGGCGGAGCGCGGCCGTCAAGCTGTTCTGCCTCCCCCACGCGGGTGCCGGGGCGAGTGCGTACGCCCGCTGGCCGGCCGCGTTCGGGCCATCGATGGAGGTGCACGCGATCCAGCTCCCGGGGCGGGAGAACCGGATCATGGAGGAGGCGCTGGTCGATCCGGACGCCATCGCGGCGACGATCCTGGGCTCGACCACCGGCCCCTTTGCGCTCTACGGCCACTCGATGGGCGCGCGGCTCGCCTTCGAGGTCGTGCGCGGCCTGCGCGCGTCCGGCGCGCGCCTGCCGGAGGTGCTGTACGTGAGCGGCTGCCGCTCGCCCCACATCACCGGCGGCGGGGTGCTGGACGGCCTGTCGCTGGCTGAAGACGAGGAGTTCATCGCCCGCCTGTGCGACGGCGGCGGGCTCCCCGCCGAGGTCCTGGCGGAGGAGGAGCTGCTGGAGCTGCTGCTCCCCACGCTGCGGGCCGACTTCACCTGGCTGGACGGCTACACCTACCTGGACGCGGAGCCGCTGCCGATCCCCATCGTCTGCTTCGCGGGCGACCAGGACATGACGGCGCCGTTGCACGAGATGGCCGGCTGGGAAGCGCAGACCAGCGCGGGCTTCACGCTGCACGTGCTCCCCGGCGGCCACTTCTTTCCGCGCGACAACCTCGCGGAGATGGTGAAGCTGATGCAGGGCGCGCTGCCCAACGGCAGGCCGGCCACTGCTTCGGCCACAGCGACGGCCGCGCCCCCGCCGGCTCCCGCTCCCACCCCGACCGCTCCGGCTCCGGCCGCGGTCCCGGTGCCCGCACCGGCCCCGGCCCAGGCGCGGGCGGAGCACCGCGTTCCGCTCGGCCGCTGGTCCGTGTGGCGCGACGCCATCCTGCGCACCACCGGCTTCCCCGCCGAGGGGCTCGACCGCTTCACCGCTCCCGAGTGCGCCGTGGCGGCCGATGCCTGGCTCGCCAGCGGCGGCGACCGCACCGCGTACGACGCGTGCTTCAACGAGGCGACCGCCGCCGGCAGCCAGCAGATCCGGGAAATCGCGGTCGACCCGCGCTTCCGCGAGGCGGTCACCTGGCAGAACCCGGTGGTTCGGCACACGCTCGACGGCCTCGCCTCCGGCACCCGCTACCGGCCGACCGTGGCCCGGCACCGGGAGTCGACCGTACTGCGCTACTGGCAGCGGTACTGCGCCAAGAACGAGACGATCGGCTTCTTTGGCCCCGTCTGCTGGGCGCGCGTGGACGCGAGCATGCCGGAGCTGGTGGAAGCCCGTCCCGGGCCGGGGCTGATCCGGCACCGGCGGGTGGCGCTGGAGTCGTGGGCGGTGCAGGCGTTCGCGGACTTCCTGGGGGCCGACCCGGCGCTGCGCCCCTGGCTGCGCCCGCGCCGGCAGCCCCACCTGGCGATCGTCGGCAGGTCCGTGCACTGGCCCCCCAGGGCCGACCGCGTGCTCTCGCCGGCGGAGCTTGCCGTGATGACGGCTTGCGACGGCCAGCGGACGGCCGCCGAGGTCGCACGCTCGCTGGGTCCCCGCCTAGACGACGGCTACCTGCTGATGGAGCGGCTGGCGGAGACCGGCCTGCTGCGCTGGGACTTCGACATCCCCACCGAACCGGGGGCGGAGGCGGCGCTGGTGGCCCAGATCGACGCCATCGGCGATCCGGCGGTGCGCGACAGGGCCGCGGCGTCGCTGCGCGGGCTGCAGGACGCCCGCGACGGGGTGGCGGCTGCCGCCGGCGACCCGGACGCGCTGCGCACGGCGCTGTACGAGCTGGAAAAGGTTTTCACCGACACCACCGGCGAGATGGCCCACCGGCGTCCGGGCGAGCACTACGCCGGGCGGCACCTCTGCTACGAGGACACCGTCCGCGACCTGGACGTGCGCTTCGGCGCGGGGCTGCTGGACGCGGTGGTGGCGCCGCTGGACCTGGTGCTGCGCGCCGCCCGCTGGCTGTGCGCGGAGCTGGCCGAGGTGCACACGGTCGCGCTCCGGGAGCTGTACGACGAGCTGGCCGGATCGCAGGGCGGCAAGCCGGTGAACCTGGCGGAGATCTGGTTCCTCGCCCAGGGGATGTTCTTTGGCGAGGAGGACCGGCCGGCCGACGCGGCGGTGGAGACGTTCCACCAGCGCTGGGCGACGCTCTTCCGGCTGGCGGGCGCGGACCGCGACGACGTCGCCCAGGTGGAGCTGCGCTCGGAGGAGATGGCGCCGCACTTCGAGCGCATCTTTCCGGAGCGCGGGCCGGGGTGGTCCGCGGGGCGGCTGCACAGCCCGGACGTGCTGCTGTGCGCGGCCAGCACGGATGCGCTCAACCGGGGCGATTTCTCGGTGGTGCTCGGGGAGATGCACACCGCCTGGCCGACCTTTGACAACGCCCTCTTCGCCGACTTCCACCCGGCGCCGCAGGAGCTGGTGGACGCGCTGGCGGCCGACCTGGGGCCCAACCGCATGCGGCTGCTCTACCCCACCGACTGGCCGCGCGGCACGGGGCGGCTCGCGCCCGTGCTGGCCGGGCCGACGGACGGCCAGCTCGGCTTCACCGCCGCGCCGGGCGGGCTCCCGCACCGGCTCGTGCCCGCCGCCACGCTGCTGGTGTCGCCCGACGCGGCGACCGGCGAGCTGACCGCTCGGGCTCCGGACGGCCGCAGCTGGCCGCTGCTGGAGGTGTTCGGGCCGCTGCTGGCCACCAAGGTGGTGGACGGGTTCGAGATCCTGGGCGGCCGGCCGCACACCCCGCGCGTGACCCTCGACCGGCTGGTGGTGGCGCGCGAGGCGTGGCGGACCACGGTGGCCGCAACCGGGCTCGCCAGGGTGACGGGCGACGCGGAGCGGTTCCTGGCCGCGCGGCGGTGGCGGGCGCGTGCAGGCCTGCCGGAGCGGGTGTTCGTGCGCGTGAGCACCGAGACCAAGCCGATCTACGTGGACTTCCGCTCGCCGCACTACGTGCGGGCGCTCGCCTCGCTGCTGCGCGGCATGGCCGAGGCGAGCGGAGACGTGACGGGCGGAAGCGTGACGCTGCGGGTGACCGAGATGCTGCCCACCCCGGAGCAGGCGTGGGTGGTGGACGGGGATGGAAACCGATACTTCAGCGAGCTGCGGCTCCAGGTGAGTGACCATGGTTGA